One genomic region from Spirosoma sp. KCTC 42546 encodes:
- a CDS encoding PQQ-dependent sugar dehydrogenase — MILPKRIPKKRAFLRHLPLSIALHTVLVLGLASFVVQDDSPSQKPDDSRFTPVIVADDLDEPMTFDVLKDGTAYIIERKGGFKKYDPVTKTVELIATIPVNTKYTSAEGRVSEAEEGLMGLSLDPNFEKNHWVYLYYAHPTEKKHILTRWDLINDKLVEKSEKVLIEVPTQREVCCHTGGGMTWDRAGNLYLTVGNNTGNQQAAQTDERPGRSSWDDQGHAGNTDDLRGKILRIHPEANGTYTVPEGNLFPKGTTKTRPEIYSMGHRNAWRISIDSKTGYVYWGEVGPDATSDSEIGPRGYDELNQARKPGNFGWPWFVGNMQAFPVYDYGEKKPLEKKDPNKPINNSPNNTGLKELPPVAPSFIYYPYGVSEEFPLVGTGSRSATGGPVYHQSDFKGAKRPWPAYYENKWIITDFSRGWIMAVTMDAEGNYKSMERVLPNYHPVEPIDMKFGPDGDLYTLEYGSNWFRKSDNAKLVRIEYNGGNRKPIVEASTSKKGGTIPLKLTLLANGTKDFDGDKLTYQWKVTAPGVAPKVFNIADPAVSFDKAGVYTATLTVTDAKGASNSKSVKIIAGNEPPEVAMNLTSNKTFFFPNQPIRYAVNVDDKEDGTLSSGKITPEKVAVSIDYTSEGFDYAEVMQSQRSVDASTQYAVAQTLISQSDCKVCHQVNTKSVGPMFTAIATKYKGNASATNQLVKKIRNGGVGVWGDVAMPGHPAMSEADAEVIVKYILNVNEKTFSSLPMQGSYSVRLPEGDNGQGSVLVRAAYTDRGAKTVPTQTSERMIVLHSPQMNASDAAVVHGAELKARGMGKGMNVIPYANSYIGFHRLDLTGIKQLDFGASAQRREGSAGGTIEAHLNSPTGPLIGEATVELAPEVDMAKLMAQMESATPPASTTATPGAAPAAPTPNRFRRPAPSVKMALKDTEGIHDVYFVFKNDKAKSIQPLMTLAGIKFMEAMSQ; from the coding sequence ATGATACTACCAAAACGTATTCCTAAAAAAAGGGCTTTCCTGCGGCATCTGCCCTTGTCAATAGCATTGCATACGGTACTGGTGCTTGGATTGGCATCCTTCGTGGTGCAGGATGACTCCCCGTCGCAAAAGCCTGATGATAGCCGATTTACGCCCGTAATCGTGGCTGATGATCTCGATGAACCCATGACATTCGACGTACTGAAAGACGGTACTGCCTACATCATTGAGCGGAAAGGAGGCTTCAAAAAATATGATCCAGTTACTAAAACGGTTGAGCTGATCGCTACGATTCCGGTCAATACGAAATACACATCGGCAGAAGGTAGAGTGTCTGAAGCAGAGGAAGGCTTAATGGGGTTGAGCCTCGATCCGAACTTCGAGAAAAACCATTGGGTGTATTTGTACTATGCACACCCAACCGAGAAAAAACATATTCTGACCCGTTGGGATCTGATTAACGACAAGCTGGTCGAGAAATCGGAGAAAGTGTTAATCGAAGTGCCAACCCAGCGCGAAGTTTGCTGCCATACAGGTGGGGGTATGACCTGGGACCGGGCGGGTAATCTGTACCTGACCGTAGGGAACAATACCGGTAACCAGCAGGCCGCACAAACCGACGAGCGCCCCGGTCGTAGTAGCTGGGACGATCAGGGACATGCTGGAAACACAGATGATCTACGCGGTAAAATTCTTCGTATTCACCCCGAAGCGAATGGTACGTATACCGTTCCCGAGGGGAACCTGTTTCCAAAGGGAACCACTAAGACTCGCCCAGAGATTTACTCGATGGGACATCGGAATGCCTGGCGAATTTCAATCGACAGCAAGACTGGCTACGTCTACTGGGGCGAAGTTGGTCCGGATGCCACCTCCGATTCGGAGATTGGCCCCCGCGGTTATGACGAGTTGAACCAGGCCCGCAAGCCGGGTAATTTTGGCTGGCCCTGGTTTGTAGGCAACATGCAGGCATTTCCGGTGTATGATTATGGGGAGAAGAAGCCGCTGGAGAAAAAAGATCCGAACAAGCCGATTAATAATTCACCCAACAATACGGGTCTGAAAGAATTACCACCGGTTGCTCCTTCGTTTATTTATTACCCATATGGCGTGTCGGAGGAGTTTCCTTTGGTGGGAACCGGATCGCGTTCTGCCACGGGTGGGCCGGTTTATCACCAGTCCGATTTCAAAGGAGCTAAACGACCCTGGCCTGCGTATTACGAGAACAAATGGATCATTACTGACTTCTCGCGGGGCTGGATTATGGCCGTTACAATGGATGCAGAGGGTAACTATAAATCCATGGAGCGCGTATTGCCAAACTACCATCCCGTTGAGCCAATTGATATGAAGTTTGGCCCCGACGGTGATCTCTATACACTGGAGTACGGCAGCAACTGGTTTCGTAAAAGCGACAACGCCAAGCTGGTTCGGATTGAATATAACGGCGGTAACCGAAAACCAATTGTCGAAGCTTCGACTAGTAAAAAAGGGGGAACCATACCACTTAAGCTAACACTGTTAGCCAACGGAACTAAGGATTTTGATGGTGATAAACTTACCTATCAGTGGAAAGTAACGGCTCCCGGAGTTGCACCAAAGGTGTTTAATATTGCCGATCCGGCCGTTAGTTTTGATAAGGCAGGCGTGTATACCGCTACGTTGACGGTGACGGATGCGAAGGGAGCATCCAATAGTAAATCGGTGAAGATCATTGCCGGGAATGAGCCGCCCGAAGTAGCGATGAATCTGACCAGCAATAAAACGTTTTTCTTTCCTAACCAACCAATTCGGTACGCAGTGAATGTGGATGATAAGGAGGACGGAACTCTGAGCAGCGGTAAAATTACACCCGAAAAAGTGGCAGTAAGTATTGACTACACCTCAGAAGGTTTCGATTATGCCGAAGTCATGCAAAGCCAGCGGAGCGTTGATGCATCCACGCAATATGCTGTGGCTCAAACCCTTATTAGTCAGAGCGATTGCAAAGTTTGCCATCAGGTCAATACTAAATCGGTTGGGCCGATGTTTACCGCAATTGCAACCAAATACAAAGGCAATGCTAGTGCAACGAATCAGTTAGTCAAGAAAATTCGCAATGGGGGCGTGGGTGTATGGGGCGATGTGGCCATGCCTGGGCACCCGGCTATGTCAGAGGCCGATGCTGAGGTAATTGTGAAATACATTCTGAATGTGAATGAGAAGACCTTTAGCTCGTTGCCCATGCAAGGGAGTTATAGCGTGAGATTGCCTGAAGGAGACAATGGGCAGGGCTCCGTACTGGTGCGGGCTGCCTATACAGACCGGGGTGCCAAAACTGTTCCAACACAAACCTCCGAACGAATGATTGTATTGCATAGTCCGCAAATGAATGCGTCGGATGCCGCAGTTGTACACGGAGCTGAATTGAAAGCACGGGGTATGGGGAAAGGCATGAACGTAATTCCCTACGCGAATAGTTATATTGGTTTTCATCGGTTAGATCTGACGGGCATTAAGCAGTTAGACTTTGGTGCCTCCGCTCAACGACGCGAAGGCAGCGCTGGTGGTACGATTGAAGCCCATTTAAATTCGCCTACTGGCCCACTCATTGGCGAAGCAACTGTTGAATTAGCGCCCGAGGTTGATATGGCAAAACTTATGGCGCAGATGGAATCCGCTACGCCACCCGCCAGTACGACCGCAACACCAGGCGCAGCTCCGGCAGCACCAACGCCTAATCGGTTCAGGAGACCAGCGCCCTCTGTGAAGATGGCTCTTAAAGATACTGAAGGGATTCATGACGTTTATTTCGTTTTTAAAAACGATAAAGCGAAGTCGATTCAACCGCTTATGACCCTGGCGGGGATCAAGTTTATGGAAGCCATGAGTCAATAG
- a CDS encoding sugar phosphate isomerase/epimerase yields MNTRRSFLCDAGALTLGGLVLPQLVQADALFPALAPRPIGLQLFTLFRPMSDDPKGTLEKVAAVGYKEVESAFSLKGGYYGYTAKEFKKVVEDLGMTWRAHHAGGAPFKPRPTPPASTTGTAGGGQAPAGANPRPAMDFSKMPPMLNLRDNYQQLVDEAGEGGLTYLVCASTPVATLDEIQKSIEVFQKTGEACKKAGIGFAYHNHATEFDAVEGGKTPYDLILSQTDKDLVKMELDLAWAVKAGKDPVKLFKEHPGRFPLWHTKDIKSDLKTITEVGNGVVDFKSAFAAAKLAGLKYFFVEQDMAAQPIESITTSYTYLKKLPA; encoded by the coding sequence ATGAATACCAGACGTTCGTTTCTTTGCGACGCCGGAGCGTTGACCCTCGGTGGTCTTGTTTTACCCCAACTTGTTCAGGCCGACGCCTTATTTCCCGCCCTGGCTCCCCGCCCAATCGGGCTACAGTTGTTTACGCTGTTTCGGCCCATGAGCGATGATCCAAAAGGAACCCTTGAAAAAGTGGCTGCCGTAGGCTACAAAGAAGTTGAATCGGCATTTAGTTTGAAGGGAGGCTATTACGGCTATACGGCAAAAGAATTTAAAAAAGTAGTTGAAGATCTGGGCATGACCTGGAGGGCTCACCATGCAGGGGGCGCGCCCTTTAAGCCACGACCAACACCGCCCGCCAGCACGACTGGAACCGCCGGTGGAGGGCAGGCACCTGCCGGAGCCAACCCACGTCCAGCTATGGATTTTTCAAAGATGCCACCCATGCTCAATCTGCGGGACAACTATCAGCAATTGGTTGATGAAGCGGGTGAAGGCGGATTGACGTATTTAGTTTGTGCCAGTACGCCTGTGGCTACACTCGATGAGATTCAGAAGTCGATTGAGGTGTTCCAGAAAACGGGTGAAGCCTGTAAAAAAGCCGGTATTGGATTTGCCTATCATAACCACGCCACCGAATTCGATGCCGTTGAAGGGGGCAAGACACCTTATGATTTAATCCTCTCGCAAACAGACAAAGATCTGGTTAAGATGGAGTTAGATCTGGCTTGGGCCGTGAAAGCGGGTAAAGATCCCGTGAAATTGTTTAAAGAGCATCCGGGCCGTTTCCCCCTCTGGCATACTAAAGACATCAAATCCGACCTGAAAACGATTACGGAAGTAGGAAACGGAGTTGTTGATTTCAAAAGTGCGTTTGCTGCTGCTAAGCTAGCTGGCCTAAAATACTTCTTTGTGGAGCAGGACATGGCGGCTCAACCTATTGAGAGCATCACGACTAGTTACACGTATCTGAAAAAATTACCGGCCTAA
- the proS gene encoding proline--tRNA ligase, with protein sequence MAKAIPSRSENYSEWYNELIKRADLAENSAVRGCMVIKPYGFSIWEKMQRALDDMFKETGHSNAYFPLFIPKSFLSKEASHVEGFAKECAVVTHYRLKNAEDGSGVIVDPEAKLEEELIVRPTSETVIWSTYKNWIQSYRDLPLLINQWANVVRWEMRTRIFLRTTEFLWQEGHTAHATSDEAKAETQQMLDVYAQFAEEWMALPVVKGAKTANERFAGAEDTLCIEAMMQDGKALQAGTSHFLGQNFAKAFDVQFLNKQNQLDYVWGTSWGVSTRLMGALIMAHSDDDGLVLPPKLAPIQVVIVPIYRTEEQLEQLSAKIKPLVQELKKAGISVKFDDSDANKPGWKFAEYELRGVPVRLAMGGRDLENGTVEIARRDLKSKETVPFDGLTERIKALLDDIQATIYAKAKAFRQDNTFKVDTFEQFQEQIEKGGFLMAHWDGTSETEEAIKEATKATIRCIPFDQEAEEGTCVYSGKPSKGRVVFARAY encoded by the coding sequence ATGGCAAAAGCGATTCCGTCCCGTAGTGAGAATTATTCCGAGTGGTATAACGAGTTAATTAAGCGAGCTGATCTAGCCGAAAATTCAGCCGTTCGGGGCTGTATGGTCATTAAACCCTACGGGTTTTCGATCTGGGAAAAAATGCAGCGAGCTCTGGATGATATGTTCAAGGAAACGGGCCATTCGAATGCATACTTTCCCCTGTTCATCCCCAAATCATTCTTAAGTAAAGAAGCCTCTCACGTAGAGGGCTTTGCCAAAGAGTGTGCTGTTGTTACGCATTACCGGCTTAAAAATGCAGAAGATGGTTCTGGTGTAATCGTTGACCCTGAGGCAAAACTGGAAGAGGAATTGATCGTTCGGCCAACGTCGGAAACGGTAATCTGGAGTACGTACAAAAACTGGATTCAGTCCTACCGGGACCTGCCTTTACTTATTAATCAGTGGGCCAATGTCGTTCGCTGGGAGATGCGGACACGGATTTTTTTGCGCACGACCGAATTCCTCTGGCAGGAGGGGCATACAGCCCATGCTACGTCTGACGAAGCAAAAGCTGAAACCCAGCAGATGCTTGATGTGTACGCGCAGTTTGCCGAAGAGTGGATGGCCTTACCGGTTGTTAAAGGCGCTAAAACAGCCAACGAACGGTTTGCCGGGGCCGAAGATACGCTCTGTATTGAAGCCATGATGCAGGATGGGAAAGCCCTTCAGGCCGGAACCTCACATTTTCTGGGCCAGAACTTTGCCAAAGCGTTCGATGTGCAATTTCTGAATAAACAGAATCAACTGGATTATGTATGGGGCACATCCTGGGGTGTTTCAACCCGATTGATGGGTGCCTTAATTATGGCCCACTCCGACGATGATGGGCTTGTTCTACCTCCCAAACTGGCGCCTATTCAGGTGGTGATCGTGCCAATTTATCGCACGGAAGAGCAATTGGAGCAGTTGTCTGCCAAAATTAAACCGTTGGTTCAGGAGTTGAAAAAGGCAGGAATTTCGGTAAAGTTCGATGATTCAGATGCGAATAAACCAGGCTGGAAATTCGCTGAGTACGAGTTACGGGGTGTTCCCGTTCGGCTGGCTATGGGCGGACGTGATCTGGAAAACGGAACGGTTGAAATTGCCCGTCGTGATCTGAAAAGTAAGGAAACGGTCCCCTTCGATGGATTGACTGAGCGTATTAAAGCGTTGCTGGATGATATTCAGGCTACGATTTATGCAAAGGCCAAAGCGTTCCGTCAGGATAATACGTTTAAGGTCGATACGTTTGAGCAGTTTCAGGAGCAAATCGAGAAAGGAGGATTTTTGATGGCCCACTGGGATGGCACTTCCGAAACCGAAGAAGCCATCAAAGAAGCAACTAAAGCCACTATTCGCTGCATTCCCTTCGATCAGGAAGCCGAAGAAGGAACGTGCGTCTATTCAGGTAAACCCTCGAAAGGGCGTGTGGTGTTTGCGCGGGCTTATTGA